A window of Cellulomonas fimi contains these coding sequences:
- a CDS encoding response regulator translates to MIRVLVVDDSRVMRQIVIRTLRQAGYDWDVREASDGAEALAAVRADEPDVVLSDWNMPNVSGIELLEALRAEGFETPFGFVTSEGSPEMRATADAAGALFLIAKPFTAESFREVIEPVLA, encoded by the coding sequence ATGATCCGCGTCCTCGTCGTCGACGACAGCCGCGTCATGCGCCAGATCGTGATCCGCACGCTCCGGCAGGCGGGCTACGACTGGGACGTGCGCGAGGCGTCCGACGGTGCGGAAGCCCTCGCGGCCGTCCGCGCCGACGAGCCCGACGTCGTCCTGTCGGACTGGAACATGCCCAACGTGTCGGGCATCGAGCTGCTGGAGGCGCTGCGCGCCGAGGGGTTCGAGACGCCGTTCGGGTTCGTGACGTCCGAGGGCTCGCCCGAGATGCGGGCGACCGCGGACGCCGCCGGCGCGCTGTTCCTCATCGCGAAGCCGTTCACCGCGGAGTCGTTCCGCGAGGTCATCGAGCCGGTGCTCGCATGA
- a CDS encoding DUF2530 domain-containing protein, which translates to MPSLLEKLLRPERTPPPAVQVDLAHVVLVGTGLWAVALVVCAVLGWTGAVDWAPTVVCATGVVIGLGALVWARTRRPRTGPDAGR; encoded by the coding sequence GTGCCGTCCCTCCTGGAGAAGCTGCTGCGCCCCGAGCGCACGCCGCCGCCCGCCGTGCAGGTGGACCTCGCCCACGTGGTGCTCGTCGGCACGGGCCTGTGGGCGGTCGCGCTCGTCGTGTGCGCCGTGCTCGGCTGGACCGGGGCCGTCGACTGGGCGCCGACCGTCGTGTGCGCGACGGGCGTCGTCATCGGGCTGGGTGCGCTCGTGTGGGCCCGCACGCGGCGACCGCGGACGGGCCCGGACGCCGGGCGCTGA
- a CDS encoding low molecular weight phosphatase family protein, producing MTVDPAAPVRVLTVCTGNICRSPAVERLLAAGAGGAFRGDAAAGGLEVGSAGTRAVVGSGMSPQMAALVAGRGLVADRFVARQLDAAAVREADVVLALTRSHRSAVVELVPAAVRRTFTLRELARLAPLVDPAELAAAGGTPAERLRALVTLAAAQRGRVHATPEDDDVVDPIGQSDAVYVRVFDQMAQAVEAIVGTLRRS from the coding sequence GTGACCGTCGACCCCGCCGCGCCCGTGCGCGTCCTCACCGTGTGCACCGGCAACATCTGCCGCTCCCCCGCCGTCGAGCGGCTGCTGGCCGCGGGCGCGGGCGGCGCGTTCCGGGGCGACGCGGCGGCGGGCGGGCTCGAGGTCGGGTCCGCGGGCACGCGCGCGGTCGTCGGGTCGGGCATGAGCCCGCAGATGGCGGCGCTCGTCGCGGGCCGCGGGCTGGTCGCCGACCGGTTCGTCGCGCGGCAGCTCGACGCGGCCGCCGTCCGGGAGGCGGACGTCGTGCTCGCGCTCACGCGCAGCCACCGCTCCGCGGTCGTCGAGCTCGTGCCCGCCGCGGTGCGCCGCACCTTCACGCTGCGCGAGCTCGCCCGGCTCGCGCCGCTCGTCGACCCCGCCGAGCTCGCGGCCGCCGGCGGGACGCCCGCCGAGCGCCTGCGCGCGCTCGTCACGCTCGCCGCCGCGCAGCGCGGGCGGGTGCACGCCACGCCCGAGGACGACGACGTCGTCGACCCGATCGGCCAGTCCGACGCGGTCTACGTGCGCGTGTTCGACCAGATGGCGCAGGCCGTCGAGGCGATCGTCGGCACGCTGCGACGGTCGTAG
- a CDS encoding NCS2 family permease has translation MASPSAPVAQDETPAPPRNAVDRYFKITERGSTIGTEIRGGLVTFFTMSYIIVLNPLIIGTVASDGGNGAFLGGGDAPNLAAVAATTALVAGVMSILMGAVANFPLALAAGLGLNAVVTYSIAFLPGMTWPDAMGIVVLEGLIILVLVLTGFREAVFKAVPVELKTAISVGIGLFIAFIGLVDSGFVRIPSSLATPVELGIAGSLGSWPLLVFSVGLITAIVLMVRKVKGAILIAIATATVLSIIVEAVTKVGPSTPDGSNPGGWKLNTPAIPDQVVATPDFSLLGQFSLFGSVERIGIVAVVLLVFSLLLADFFDTMGTMVAIGGEAGLLDKDGNPPRTKQILVVDSIAAAAGGAGSVSSNTSYIESAAGVGDGARTGLAAITTGVAFLLATFLAPLVDVIPFEAATPALVVVGFLMVMQITGIDWKNWEVAIPAFLTIVLMPFAYSITVGMGAGVISFVVIKVALGKAKAVHPLMWGAAVLFVVYFLLGPIKDVLGV, from the coding sequence ATGGCTTCCCCCTCCGCCCCCGTCGCGCAGGACGAGACTCCCGCGCCACCCCGCAACGCGGTCGACCGCTACTTCAAGATCACCGAGCGCGGCTCGACGATCGGCACGGAGATCCGCGGCGGTCTCGTCACCTTCTTCACGATGAGCTACATCATCGTGCTCAACCCGCTCATCATCGGCACCGTCGCGTCGGACGGCGGCAACGGCGCGTTCCTCGGCGGCGGCGACGCCCCGAACCTCGCGGCCGTCGCGGCGACCACCGCCCTGGTCGCCGGCGTCATGTCGATCCTCATGGGCGCGGTCGCGAACTTCCCGCTCGCGCTCGCCGCCGGGCTCGGCCTCAACGCCGTCGTCACCTACTCGATCGCGTTCCTGCCGGGCATGACGTGGCCGGACGCGATGGGCATCGTCGTGCTCGAGGGCCTCATCATCCTCGTGCTCGTGCTCACCGGGTTCCGCGAGGCCGTGTTCAAGGCCGTGCCCGTCGAGCTCAAGACCGCGATCTCCGTCGGCATCGGCCTGTTCATCGCGTTCATCGGCCTCGTCGACTCCGGCTTCGTGCGGATCCCGTCGAGCCTCGCGACGCCCGTCGAGCTCGGCATCGCCGGCTCGCTCGGCTCGTGGCCGCTGCTCGTCTTCTCGGTCGGTCTCATCACCGCGATCGTGCTCATGGTCCGCAAGGTCAAGGGCGCGATCCTCATCGCCATCGCGACCGCGACGGTCCTGTCGATCATCGTCGAGGCGGTCACCAAGGTCGGCCCGTCGACGCCCGACGGCAGCAACCCCGGCGGCTGGAAGCTCAACACGCCCGCGATCCCCGACCAGGTCGTCGCGACCCCCGACTTCTCGCTGCTCGGCCAGTTCTCGCTGTTCGGCTCGGTCGAGCGCATCGGGATCGTCGCGGTCGTCCTGCTCGTCTTCTCGCTCCTGCTCGCCGACTTCTTCGACACGATGGGCACGATGGTCGCCATCGGCGGCGAGGCCGGTCTGCTCGACAAGGACGGCAACCCGCCGCGCACCAAGCAGATCCTCGTCGTCGACTCGATCGCCGCGGCCGCCGGCGGCGCCGGCTCGGTCTCGTCGAACACGTCGTACATCGAGTCCGCCGCGGGTGTCGGCGACGGTGCCCGCACGGGCCTCGCCGCGATCACGACCGGTGTCGCCTTCCTGCTCGCGACGTTCCTCGCGCCGCTCGTCGACGTCATCCCGTTCGAGGCCGCCACCCCGGCGCTCGTCGTCGTCGGGTTCCTCATGGTCATGCAGATCACGGGCATCGACTGGAAGAACTGGGAGGTCGCCATCCCGGCGTTCCTCACGATCGTCCTCATGCCGTTCGCCTACTCGATCACCGTCGGCATGGGCGCGGGCGTCATCTCGTTCGTCGTCATCAAGGTCGCGCTCGGCAAGGCGAAGGCCGTGCACCCCCTCATGTGGGGCGCCGCGGTGCTGTTCGTCGTCTACTTCCTGCTCGGCCCCATCAAGGACGTCCTCGGCGTCTGA
- a CDS encoding VanZ family protein, translating into MTSSPAARRRAVVAVLVVYLAGVARLTLWPEPAPDATFGLVRAVLAWMQDRGLPVTYAGTEAVANVVLFVPFGLLVGWLLRRSWWAVGLAAATSTAIELVQRTMPSRVPTVQDVVLNTLGAAVGVAALLLARRRARTRAGRALPEEDPARACG; encoded by the coding sequence GTGACGTCCTCTCCCGCCGCCCGCCGACGCGCCGTCGTCGCGGTGCTCGTCGTGTACCTGGCGGGTGTCGCGCGCCTGACGCTGTGGCCCGAGCCGGCCCCCGACGCGACGTTCGGCCTGGTGAGGGCCGTCCTCGCGTGGATGCAGGACCGGGGGCTGCCGGTGACGTACGCGGGGACCGAGGCCGTCGCGAACGTCGTGCTGTTCGTGCCGTTCGGGCTGCTGGTCGGGTGGCTCCTGCGCCGCTCGTGGTGGGCCGTCGGGCTGGCCGCGGCGACGTCGACCGCGATCGAGCTCGTGCAGCGCACCATGCCGTCGCGGGTCCCTACCGTGCAGGACGTCGTCCTCAACACCCTGGGCGCGGCCGTCGGCGTGGCCGCGCTGCTCCTCGCCCGGCGCCGCGCCCGGACGCGGGCGGGCCGGGCCCTCCCGGAGGAGGACCCGGCCCGCGCCTGCGGTTGA
- a CDS encoding peptidase, which translates to MNVRRQIAAVLVAGGLLLTAGSAAGAATTDDGYRAPSVVATVSDPTPAPGQSFTFVVQYTPSTPVNLTITAPPSIPDSAITIAGTKSLTKTTDAAGSVTFTVTLAQAGTYTLTATNAATGAVIATEVLAVTSTGTGGTLSSTGADALPYVLGGVTLLVVGAGALLLARHRSATR; encoded by the coding sequence ATGAACGTTCGACGCCAGATCGCCGCCGTGCTCGTCGCAGGCGGACTGCTCCTGACAGCCGGGAGCGCAGCCGGCGCCGCGACCACCGACGACGGCTACCGTGCGCCGAGCGTCGTCGCGACGGTCTCCGACCCGACACCCGCGCCCGGGCAGTCGTTCACGTTCGTCGTGCAGTACACGCCGAGCACGCCCGTGAACCTCACGATCACGGCCCCGCCGTCGATCCCGGACAGCGCGATCACGATCGCGGGCACGAAGTCGCTCACCAAGACGACCGACGCCGCCGGGTCCGTGACCTTCACCGTCACGCTCGCGCAGGCCGGCACGTACACCCTCACCGCCACGAACGCCGCGACCGGCGCGGTCATCGCGACCGAGGTGCTCGCCGTGACGTCGACCGGGACGGGCGGGACGCTGAGCTCGACCGGCGCCGACGCGCTGCCGTACGTGCTCGGCGGCGTCACGCTGCTCGTGGTCGGCGCGGGTGCGCTGCTGCTCGCCCGGCACCGCAGCGCCACCCGCTGA
- a CDS encoding DUF4012 domain-containing protein produces the protein MTHPDWGDAWSAQVVPEQTPPVEPRWRRRVVLDRRAVLGAVGALVLLGLVGVGWLVADVLAARSALLAAREEVVTLQEQATAGDVESARATVARLQEDAATARTRTRGPVWSLAGALPWVGDQTGAVQVVADVVDNLAQHGLPPLVDAVALVDPAALAPVDGRVDLDPLRAAAPQVVGADTAVQAAVAQLDGLDTSRLVGELADPVEELHRQVDAVAATTATAARAATLLPSMLGSAEPRTYLVLVQNNAEPRATGGIPGTVLVLRVEDGRIEVADQRSGGSLTGLAEPALPLTETEVALFSPLVGTDMRDVTFTPDFPRSAALARAIWQQEVGGEVDGVLSVDPGALAHVLEATGPVALDGGGELTRDNAVAELLNGVYLRVADPEAQDAYFASTAATVFGAVASGQGDAGGVVDALAQAAREGRLMVWSAHDDEQALLAPTVLAGALTGSAGDDEAVVGVYLNDGTQAKMGYYLDLDVTGQARECRPDGSQVVDLDVTLTSTAPPDAARLPEYLVGGLLPAGQVQTNVLVYGPSGGFIESVRVNSTETGVLAQVHDGLGVVGRTFTLAPGQTATLDLEIVTGKSSTGDVVVRSTPLASGSGPTILPSGCSSESVR, from the coding sequence GTGACACATCCGGACTGGGGCGACGCCTGGTCCGCGCAGGTCGTGCCGGAGCAGACGCCGCCCGTCGAGCCCCGCTGGCGGCGCCGCGTCGTGCTCGACCGGCGCGCCGTCCTGGGCGCCGTCGGTGCGCTCGTGCTCCTCGGTCTCGTGGGCGTCGGCTGGCTCGTCGCCGACGTCCTCGCCGCACGTTCCGCGCTGCTCGCCGCGCGGGAAGAGGTCGTCACGCTGCAGGAGCAGGCCACCGCGGGGGACGTCGAGTCCGCCCGCGCGACCGTCGCCCGCCTCCAGGAGGACGCCGCCACGGCCCGCACCCGCACCCGCGGTCCCGTGTGGTCGCTCGCCGGTGCGCTGCCGTGGGTCGGCGACCAGACCGGTGCCGTGCAGGTCGTCGCCGACGTCGTCGACAACCTCGCGCAGCACGGCCTGCCGCCGCTCGTCGACGCCGTCGCGCTCGTCGACCCCGCCGCGCTCGCCCCCGTCGACGGGCGCGTCGACCTCGATCCGCTGCGCGCGGCCGCGCCGCAGGTCGTCGGCGCCGACACCGCCGTGCAGGCGGCCGTCGCGCAGCTCGACGGCCTCGACACGTCGCGTCTCGTCGGCGAGCTCGCCGACCCCGTCGAGGAGCTGCACCGCCAGGTGGACGCGGTCGCCGCGACCACGGCGACCGCCGCCCGTGCCGCGACGCTGCTGCCCTCGATGCTCGGTTCCGCAGAGCCACGCACGTACCTCGTGCTCGTCCAGAACAACGCCGAGCCGCGCGCGACCGGCGGGATTCCTGGCACCGTCCTGGTACTGCGGGTCGAGGACGGCCGGATCGAGGTCGCCGACCAGCGCAGCGGCGGATCCCTGACCGGACTGGCGGAGCCTGCCCTGCCGCTCACGGAGACCGAGGTCGCACTCTTCAGCCCGCTGGTCGGCACCGACATGCGCGACGTCACCTTCACCCCTGACTTCCCCCGCTCTGCGGCGCTCGCCCGTGCGATCTGGCAGCAGGAGGTCGGTGGCGAGGTCGACGGTGTGCTCTCGGTCGACCCGGGCGCCCTCGCGCACGTCCTCGAGGCGACCGGGCCCGTGGCGCTCGACGGCGGCGGGGAGCTCACGCGGGACAACGCGGTGGCCGAGCTGCTCAACGGCGTCTACCTGCGCGTCGCGGACCCCGAGGCGCAGGATGCATACTTCGCGTCGACCGCCGCGACGGTGTTCGGTGCCGTGGCGAGCGGGCAGGGCGACGCCGGCGGGGTCGTCGATGCGCTCGCCCAGGCGGCGCGCGAGGGGCGGCTCATGGTCTGGTCCGCGCACGACGACGAGCAGGCGCTGCTCGCGCCGACGGTCCTCGCCGGGGCGCTCACGGGTAGCGCCGGCGACGACGAGGCCGTCGTCGGCGTCTACCTCAACGACGGCACGCAGGCGAAGATGGGCTACTACCTCGACCTGGACGTCACCGGGCAGGCCCGCGAGTGCCGGCCGGACGGGTCGCAGGTCGTCGACCTCGACGTGACGCTGACGTCGACCGCGCCCCCCGACGCCGCCCGCCTCCCCGAGTACCTCGTCGGCGGACTCCTCCCGGCCGGTCAGGTGCAGACCAACGTGCTCGTGTATGGGCCGTCCGGGGGATTCATCGAGTCGGTGCGGGTGAACTCCACCGAGACCGGCGTTCTCGCACAGGTCCACGACGGGCTGGGGGTGGTGGGGCGGACATTCACGCTCGCACCCGGGCAAACCGCCACGCTCGATCTCGAGATCGTCACCGGAAAGTCCTCCACGGGGGACGTCGTGGTGCGTTCCACGCCCTTGGCCAGCGGCTCCGGGCCGACGATCCTGCCTTCCGGTTGCTCCAGCGAATCGGTACGGTGA
- a CDS encoding peptidase — translation MKTRRAFVVAAAAAALVLAPSAAFGYGAENYQDKGTVSDTTPATGEAFKVTVKGPANTNVTLTITTPGSVPVDAVTIAGTKSFSKLTDAAGKAVFSVTLAQPGTFSLVVTDSASGAVLSTQAVTVAGAAAAPAALSSTGSDALPIAAGAGALLAVGAGAIVIARRRSEVRA, via the coding sequence ATGAAGACCCGTCGCGCGTTCGTCGTCGCTGCAGCCGCCGCCGCCCTCGTCCTCGCACCGTCCGCCGCCTTCGGCTACGGCGCCGAGAACTACCAGGACAAGGGCACGGTCTCCGACACGACGCCCGCCACCGGCGAGGCCTTCAAGGTCACCGTCAAGGGCCCGGCGAACACCAACGTCACGCTGACCATCACGACGCCCGGGTCGGTCCCGGTCGACGCCGTCACCATCGCGGGCACCAAGTCGTTCAGCAAGCTGACCGACGCCGCCGGCAAGGCCGTCTTCTCGGTCACGCTCGCCCAGCCCGGCACCTTCTCGCTCGTCGTCACCGACTCCGCGTCCGGCGCGGTGCTGTCGACGCAGGCCGTCACCGTCGCCGGTGCCGCCGCCGCGCCGGCCGCGCTGAGCTCGACCGGCTCGGACGCGCTGCCGATCGCCGCGGGTGCGGGCGCGCTGCTCGCCGTCGGTGCGGGCGCGATCGTCATCGCGCGCCGCCGCTCCGAGGTCCGCGCCTGA
- a CDS encoding polysaccharide biosynthesis tyrosine autokinase — MELQDYLRIVRKRWVSIVAITALCTLGAVAASLAMTPVYQATTQLYVSVQGGASTSDLLQGANFTRQQVTSYAQLVNSPSVLGPVIDDMGLDVRVESLADRVQADSPLNTSLINVTVTNENPAVAAATADAVAAQFKDVISELETPADGGPSAVKVSVVREAAAPTEPSSPNLKLNVALGLLVGLALGVGTAVLREVLDTRVRTEDDITRVTDTSVIGTIPYDEDAPKHPLIVQSSPHSHRAEAFRRVRTNLQFLDVADRPRSIVITSSLPGEGKSTTSINVAITLADAGTRVVLVDADLRRPAVARYMGLEGGVGLTTALIGRADVTDVIQPWGNGNLHVLPAGQVPPNPSELLGSQAMAQLLATLTSRYDVVLLDTAPLLPVTDAAILAKLTGGALLVAGSDKLHRNQLAESLSSLETVGARVLGIVLNRQRRKAGEQYTYYDYSPTPAVDGRSRSSRRRKGRSAPSAPATSPTPAATTGAVPVSTNTGSIWPGDALSESRLRSTATPQPQHQRGGPRP, encoded by the coding sequence GTGGAGCTTCAGGACTACCTGCGCATCGTGCGCAAGCGCTGGGTGTCGATCGTCGCGATCACGGCGCTGTGCACGCTCGGTGCGGTGGCCGCGTCGCTGGCGATGACGCCGGTGTACCAGGCGACGACCCAGCTCTACGTCTCGGTGCAGGGCGGTGCATCGACGTCGGACCTGCTGCAGGGCGCGAACTTCACGCGCCAGCAGGTGACGTCGTACGCGCAGCTCGTCAACAGCCCGAGCGTGCTCGGGCCGGTCATCGACGACATGGGGCTCGACGTGCGGGTCGAGTCGCTCGCTGATCGCGTGCAGGCGGACTCGCCGCTGAACACCTCGCTGATCAACGTGACGGTGACGAACGAGAACCCGGCGGTCGCGGCAGCGACGGCGGACGCGGTCGCGGCGCAGTTCAAGGACGTCATCTCGGAGCTGGAGACCCCGGCTGACGGCGGTCCGTCGGCGGTCAAGGTGTCGGTGGTGCGGGAGGCGGCGGCCCCGACGGAGCCCTCGTCCCCGAACCTCAAGCTCAACGTGGCGCTGGGGCTCCTGGTGGGACTGGCGCTGGGCGTCGGCACCGCGGTGCTGCGCGAGGTGCTGGACACCCGGGTCCGGACGGAGGACGACATCACCCGCGTGACCGACACGTCGGTGATCGGGACCATCCCCTACGACGAGGACGCCCCGAAGCACCCGCTGATCGTCCAGTCCAGCCCGCACAGCCACCGCGCGGAGGCGTTCCGCCGCGTCCGCACGAACCTGCAGTTCCTCGACGTGGCGGACCGGCCGCGGTCGATCGTCATCACGTCCTCGCTGCCCGGCGAGGGCAAGTCGACGACGTCGATCAACGTGGCGATCACGCTGGCCGACGCGGGCACGCGCGTGGTGCTCGTGGACGCGGACCTGCGCCGCCCGGCCGTGGCGCGCTACATGGGCCTGGAGGGCGGCGTCGGCCTCACGACGGCGCTCATCGGCCGCGCGGACGTCACGGACGTCATCCAGCCCTGGGGGAACGGCAACCTGCACGTCCTGCCCGCGGGCCAGGTGCCGCCGAACCCGAGCGAGCTGCTCGGCTCACAGGCGATGGCGCAGCTGCTCGCGACGCTGACGTCGCGCTACGACGTGGTGCTGCTCGATACGGCCCCGCTGCTGCCGGTGACGGACGCCGCGATCCTGGCCAAGCTGACGGGCGGTGCGCTGCTCGTCGCCGGCTCCGACAAGCTGCACCGCAACCAGCTCGCGGAGTCGCTGTCGTCGCTCGAGACGGTGGGCGCGCGCGTGCTGGGCATCGTGCTCAACCGCCAACGCCGCAAGGCCGGCGAGCAGTACACCTACTACGACTACTCGCCGACGCCCGCGGTCGACGGGCGCTCGCGCTCGAGCCGGCGCCGCAAGGGCCGCTCGGCTCCGTCCGCCCCGGCGACCTCCCCCACGCCCGCCGCGACGACGGGCGCCGTCCCGGTGTCGACCAACACCGGGTCGATCTGGCCGGGCGACGCGCTGAGCGAGTCCCGGCTGCGCAGCACCGCGACGCCGCAGCCGCAGCACCAGCGAGGCGGCCCGCGCCCCTGA
- a CDS encoding sugar transferase codes for MVETHTSAPYGRSARTGPQGADAAGVERVAPWWPWYVARLTITDAVAIVVAVGVAYVVRFDSTAAVSGDFSPSYLAVSGVLAVAWLTALAATRSRDRRIIGTGPVEYSRVYSATWRLFAVVAIVAYLLKMDVGRGYLAIAAPLGLAMLLAGRYGWRQWLHRQRDAGRMQLGVVVIGHRQKVDRLIRDLHGSPRAGYTVVGVCIPSGEVAVGETVAGVPVLGSMEDAARIAGTTHASAVAVTGSDAITADTVRRLGWDLEKSHVDLALTLSLVDVAGPRVTMQPVAGLPLMYVDEPQFTGAKYVAKTVFDWTAAAFLVVLLSPVLVVIAAVVASTSRGPVLYAQERIGKDGRHFRMYKFRSMVADAHDRLADVLAAEGVTEVGPFYKPRHDPRITPVGRVLRRYSLDELPQLFNVLRGDMSLVGPRPQIAEEVARYDRTAQRRLRVKPGLTGLWQVSGRSDLSVEAGVRMDVSYVENWTLFNDFLLLARTAKAVLMRNGAY; via the coding sequence GTGGTCGAGACGCACACCTCTGCGCCCTACGGTCGCTCTGCACGCACAGGCCCGCAGGGCGCGGACGCCGCCGGGGTCGAGCGCGTCGCGCCCTGGTGGCCCTGGTACGTCGCGCGCCTCACCATCACCGACGCCGTCGCGATCGTCGTCGCCGTCGGCGTCGCCTACGTCGTCCGGTTCGACTCGACCGCGGCCGTGTCGGGCGACTTCTCGCCGTCCTACCTCGCTGTCTCCGGCGTGCTCGCGGTCGCGTGGCTGACGGCGCTCGCGGCCACCCGGTCGCGCGACCGTCGCATCATCGGCACCGGACCGGTCGAGTACTCCCGCGTCTACAGCGCGACGTGGCGCCTGTTCGCGGTCGTCGCCATCGTCGCCTACCTGTTGAAGATGGACGTCGGGCGGGGGTATCTCGCCATCGCGGCGCCGCTGGGGCTCGCGATGCTTCTCGCTGGCCGGTACGGCTGGCGCCAGTGGTTGCATCGTCAACGCGACGCCGGTCGGATGCAGCTCGGTGTCGTGGTCATCGGTCACCGGCAGAAGGTCGACCGCCTGATCAGGGACCTGCACGGAAGCCCTCGAGCCGGCTACACCGTGGTCGGTGTCTGCATCCCGTCGGGCGAGGTCGCGGTCGGTGAGACGGTCGCCGGTGTGCCGGTCCTCGGCTCGATGGAGGACGCCGCCCGGATCGCCGGAACGACGCATGCGTCCGCCGTGGCCGTCACCGGCTCCGACGCGATCACCGCCGACACGGTGCGTCGCCTCGGGTGGGACCTCGAGAAGTCGCACGTCGACCTGGCCCTCACCCTGTCGCTCGTCGACGTGGCCGGGCCACGCGTCACCATGCAGCCGGTCGCCGGACTCCCCCTGATGTACGTCGACGAGCCGCAGTTCACCGGGGCGAAGTACGTCGCCAAGACCGTGTTCGACTGGACGGCCGCCGCATTCCTGGTCGTCCTGCTGTCGCCGGTGCTCGTCGTCATCGCCGCGGTCGTCGCCTCGACGAGCCGCGGCCCGGTCCTCTACGCGCAGGAGCGGATCGGCAAGGACGGTCGGCACTTCCGGATGTACAAGTTCCGGTCGATGGTCGCCGATGCCCACGACCGCCTCGCCGATGTCCTGGCCGCGGAAGGCGTGACCGAGGTGGGCCCGTTCTACAAGCCCAGGCACGACCCCCGGATCACGCCTGTCGGCCGCGTGCTCCGGCGGTACTCCCTGGACGAGCTGCCGCAGCTCTTCAACGTCTTGCGCGGTGACATGAGTCTGGTCGGGCCGCGCCCTCAGATCGCTGAGGAGGTGGCGAGGTACGACCGGACCGCCCAGCGGCGCCTCCGGGTCAAGCCCGGTCTCACGGGTCTGTGGCAGGTCTCCGGCCGCTCCGACCTGTCGGTCGAGGCAGGCGTGCGGATGGACGTCTCGTACGTGGAGAACTGGACGCTGTTCAACGACTTCCTCCTCCTCGCTCGCACCGCGAAGGCGGTCCTGATGCGGAACGGGGCGTACTGA
- a CDS encoding glycosyltransferase, producing the protein MRVLLATPYDPAVVHQHAADDVGRPFLAALATLVELHVYAPGATPRSAEGYVVHGGVRPSTAPSRHLGVLPAAVRKDWGRANDAEFGRLRRMLVPDRTHFEYLQTFGAALSQPDDRWSITLHDVSSTVFSQRARATHGAERAYRRVEAVRVAALERRALGRARQAFALSERDVRQIAPATREPVLLRLGVDRPDVAWTHRRTDAPTFVFAGAMWRDANARAARYLVDEVMPHLSAACSTARLRIVGAGPPADLVARSSANVDVVGAVPDFDDEFFAADATIAISLVDAGVLLKAVRAMRCGAPVVLNSTAAEPLAIEDGVHALVRDDPAQLAAALLALWRDEDLATRLGSAGAAHVVARGDWHRTAEDFVRALREQP; encoded by the coding sequence GTGCGCGTCCTGCTCGCCACTCCCTACGATCCGGCGGTCGTGCACCAGCACGCGGCCGACGACGTGGGGCGACCGTTTCTCGCAGCGCTCGCGACCCTCGTCGAGCTGCACGTCTACGCCCCTGGAGCGACACCACGCTCCGCCGAGGGCTACGTCGTGCACGGCGGGGTGCGTCCGTCGACGGCACCGAGCCGACACCTCGGGGTGTTGCCCGCAGCAGTTCGCAAGGACTGGGGGCGAGCGAACGACGCGGAGTTCGGCCGGCTGCGCCGCATGCTGGTGCCCGACAGGACGCACTTCGAATACCTGCAGACGTTCGGCGCCGCGTTGAGCCAGCCTGACGACCGTTGGTCGATCACGCTGCACGACGTCAGCTCGACGGTCTTCAGCCAGCGAGCACGAGCCACCCACGGTGCAGAGCGCGCCTACCGACGCGTCGAGGCGGTCCGGGTTGCCGCGCTCGAGCGCCGAGCACTCGGGCGTGCCCGCCAGGCGTTCGCGCTCTCCGAACGCGACGTCCGGCAGATCGCGCCGGCGACGCGTGAACCGGTACTGCTCAGGCTCGGGGTGGATCGCCCGGACGTGGCATGGACACACCGCCGGACGGATGCGCCGACGTTCGTGTTCGCCGGCGCCATGTGGCGCGACGCGAATGCGAGGGCCGCGCGCTACCTGGTCGACGAGGTCATGCCGCACCTCTCGGCGGCGTGCAGCACGGCACGGCTGCGGATCGTCGGCGCCGGGCCGCCGGCCGATCTCGTGGCACGGTCGAGCGCGAACGTCGACGTCGTCGGCGCGGTCCCCGACTTCGACGACGAGTTCTTCGCGGCGGACGCGACGATCGCGATCTCGTTGGTCGACGCCGGAGTCCTGCTGAAGGCCGTGCGCGCCATGCGCTGCGGGGCACCCGTCGTGCTCAACAGCACGGCCGCCGAGCCGCTCGCGATCGAGGACGGAGTGCATGCGCTCGTGCGAGACGACCCTGCGCAGCTCGCTGCGGCTCTCCTGGCGCTCTGGCGCGACGAAGACCTCGCGACCCGGCTCGGCTCGGCTGGCGCGGCGCACGTCGTGGCACGAGGGGACTGGCACCGAACGGCCGAGGACTTCGTCCGGGCGCTCAGGGAGCAGCCGTGA